In Paludibacter propionicigenes WB4, the genomic window CAAACGTTCTGGTTTCTACCAGAGTCAACAGAACAGTTTCAGTTATATCCTTAAACAATGGTACACCCTGACCTAACAAAACAGGATTTACAAAAATCCAGAATTCATCAACCACACCCATTTTCAACAACGAGTTTGATGCCGATGGACTTCCAAAAATGATTATATTCTTTCCATCCTGCTGTTTTATTCTATTGATGTTTTCCGCGATATTTTCGCCGAAGACTCTTGTATTATGCAGTCCGGTTTCTTTAATTGTCCTTGACAAAACAATCTTTGACACATTATTATACCATTGGGAGTGTTCAATATCGTGTTTCGTGGCAGTTGGTTTATCAGCCGCAGTTGGCCAATAGCTCTCCATCATTTCGTAAGTTACACGTCCGTATAGAGCGGTGTCAGCCCGGTCGGTCATGGTGCCTACAAAGTCAAAAATAGCTTCATCCACTTTTATCCAGTTCATTTCTCCATTTAGTCCTGCCACAAAGCCATCAAGCGATGTATGCATAAAGAATATCAGCTTTCTCATTTCATAAATATATTATTTTGAAATGAAACAACTAAAAATTATTTTTTGTTCTGAATCCGGAATTGGGGAGGAGATAGGCAGGAGCAAAACTGCCGGAATGCACGTCAGTTAGCCCATGCCCATAGATACTCTGTTTGTGGATTTTTGCAAAAGCTTTGGTTCCTGCCCGCATTAATAGTAGATGTGTTGGCGGTTCTTATTTATTCTCGTATCGGCTCATAATAAAATACAGTTGCACCGGAGTCGAGTGTTTTTGTCTTAATGAGTTTCAACATGATTCTGTCTTTTATTTGGTCAAACAGTCTTAGGCCTTTCCCTTCAATGATAGGGTGTACACAAATTTGAAATTCGTCAATTAGATTACTGTTTAAGAGTTGAATAATCAAACTCCGACTTCCTACCAAAATATCCTTTCCCGATTGCTGTTTGAGTTCAAAAACTTTATCGTTAAGTGGGCTATCTGAAAGTTTTGCACTATTCCAGTTTGTTTCCTTCAGTGTGTTGGAAAAAACAAGTTTTGGAATTCTGTCTATTAAAATTGCAAAGTCGTCCATTGATTTTTCACCAGAAGGATTTTCCAATACTGTTTTCCAGAACTGCATAAGTTCGTAAGTTGTCCGTCCATACAAAACAACTCCTGTATTATCAAGTAGGTCAGAATAATGTTGATGTAAATCTTCACTAGCTATGCCGGTTGTATGATCGCAAACACCGTCAAGTGTCATATTGAACGCTGCAATTACTTTTCTCATGCTGTAATTTTAGTTATCTGTCTCCAATAGCGTAAATACTCCATCTTCCGATGTTTGGCATAGCGTCCCGCTATGTCAAAGTTAGAAGGAAAGCTTTTGCTTTCCATATTACATTTTTGATATGCAAGGCAAGAGCCTTGCTTTTAGCACAACGAAATCTGGAGACTTCGCCAAACTCAATGCCGCCAAACTACGCCAAACAAGGGTAAGATGATCGTCTTCTCGTCAAGCTGTTTTTCTCTTTTTAATCTGTGAGATAAATCCAACTAAAATTATGATTCCGGAGGAAATAATGGATACGTTTATTTCTCCTTTTTTATAAATCAATAACGAACCAATAATCCAAAGAATTGCTGCTATAGAAAAAAGTATTAATGTTTTTCTTTTCATATTTGATATATTTTTAAGTTTTTAGTCGTAAATATATTTTTAGTCAATGCCGGAATGCACGTCAGCCAGCCAATGAACAAAGACGCGTGTTAGCGGCTGGACTTGATGTTTATAGTCGTTTCTATTGTTTTATAAGCTGTTCAATTAATGAATTCTTTTTATTTTAAAATTTGTCTGAACTAAATTCAGAAGTATCTTATAATTGTCTGAAAATGATTCATTATTTTCAAATGCATAATATGCCTTTAATAATTTGTAGTCAAATAGAATAAGATGATTTTTATAAAGATAGCAGCATTTAAAGTCTTTCCATTTGTATTTTATATCCTTATCATTATCGCTATATGACATTCCATCTTTATCAATTTCATAATTCGATTTAAAATCAATCGATTCATATTTCTCGCACAATGCTTGAGTTTTCATTTGAAACTCTTTTTTTATACGTTTTAAATTGAAATATACGACAATCACTAAGAAAACGAGAAGAGCGGATATAACAAAAAGAAAAGTACTGTTAATACCAATTCGATTAAAGAAAATACCAATTATTATAAACGTCAATGCTAAAATTAGTGTTCTGACATGTTCTTTTCTAATGAGTTTGGCGTTTATTTCCATTATTATTTCAGAACTTCTAATAAACGACTGTTTGTCAAATGGTTTGTTTAGTATTATAATTTTCTCATTTTCTATATGTTCCATTTCTATGTTCATGTGATTAGTCACTGTTTTTCTTTCTCAAATCAAGTTCTTAATGATAATTTCGTCTTTGTTTTATATTTCTATTTCCCAAATAAAGAGTGTTCAAAACTTCTATACCTTTTTTCTATGCTTGCCCCTAACTCCCGTTGGTAGTGACTGGTTACGGACTTGCCTGCAGAAGGCAGGAGCAAAACCACCAGAATCAACCTCGACTTTCAAAATTCTAATTAAGAGTATGTTAGCAGCAGTTTTTTTTATTTTATTCTGTCAAGAAATCGAGTGAATTTAAATAATTCAAATTCGTTATATTTCTCAGTTTCTTTATACGTTGAGTTGAAAATAATATTTCCTATCTTTTTTGCAATTTGAGTCTTTAATTTATTTTTTTCTGTATCAATATCAAATTTTTCTTTCAAAATGGTATTTATAGATTTATTCTTGGGAAGTTTAATGAGATCATCGAGTGAGTTGTCTTTTAAATAACCCAACTCTTGTAAAATGTGAAACAGAATTTCTATAGGAATGGATGATTCAAAGTCATATTTAAATTGAAAAATATTCTTTTTAGAAATAGTACCTTTATCTACGTAGTATTTAAATTTGTCATATCCTGAACCATCGCCATCCCCATCTTCATCTCCTTGAATATAAATAGAATATCCTTTTGTTTGATAATCTTCAATCAACATTTCAATTCTTTTTGGTAATTTATTCCCTTTTCCATTATAACTTTCAACTATAAACGTAAAGCTATTTGATAATATATCATCTCCTCCTAAATACTCAATAAATTTTAATTCACTTTTGCCTTCAACTAATAAAAGACTTTGTCCATTGTATAATTCCGAAAACATCTTGAAATCTTTTCCAAATTTATTTAAAACATCTCTAAGAGAAAGTATCTCAGTTAAAAGCGAAATTGAATACTTCCCCAAATATTCAAGTTTGTCATCGTTAATGAATAATCCATTAAGTTGCTCACTTAAATAAATGTACTTAAAAAAATAAAATGCACTGTCTACGTAATTTTGTTGCTTTTGTTTGTTTGCATTATTTAAAACATGAAAAGTTCTCAGTATGTAATTCTCTAATGCTTTTTTAGCTACTCCACACTGTATATCTTGTTTATAATAATTATCACCAAAATACGGAATTGCAAATTTGCAATAATCTCCCTTTCCGCATTTATGACATTCGTAATAAGGTATCCATCTTTTTGTGAATTCTCTTGCCAATTCAATGGGCGAGTATAACCCTTCAAATTTTATTTTTGATGATCCATTAATTTCAAATATTTCAATATTTTTAAATTCAATTAAATCCATCGCTTGTCATTTTTCTTAAACTGCCACTAACAATTTATATCGGCACATAGGTGACCTTATATAAACTTTAGTTTTTGTTTATTGTACAGTTAATTGTCTGTAATTTTGCATTATATAGTTTTGTGACTTTTTCTAACACTTCAATCGGCGAAACTGTATACCTGATATATTGTGCTTTATTTTTAAAAATCCAAAGATAAGAACTATTTTTATAATTAACAACAGGTAGTTCACTTTATTTTACTCAACGATCTGTAACAGATGGTGTAAGAGCTTTTATCAGGTGGTGCACGAGGTATTATCATATGGTGTAAGAGGTATTATCATATAGTGCACGAGGTATTATCAGGTGGTGTACGAGGTCTTATCATGTGGTGTAAGAGGTATTATCAGGTGGTGCACGAGGTCTTATCAGGTGGTGTGAGAGGTCTTATACGATGGTGTAATAGCTCTTGTACGGTACTGTCAGAGCTCTTATACGGTACTGTCAGAGGTCTTATACGGTGGGGTAATAGCTCTTGTACGGTACTCTCAGAGGTCTTATACGGTGGTGCAATAGCTCTTATACGGTGGTGTCAGAGGTCTTATACGATGGTGTAAAAGGTATTGTACGGTACTCTCAGAGGTCTTATACGGTAGTGCAATAGCTCTTATACGATGGTGTAAGAGCTATTGTCCGATGCTAGAAATCGGTTTCGGTTTGTTTCTTTATCAGTTCTTTGGTAGAGAGCATACCACAGGCTGCAAATATATCTTCGCCGCGCGACGCTCTGATGGTAACAGTAAGTCCTTTGGCTTTCAGTCGGTTTTGAAAGTCTACAATATCTTCGAGGGCTGTGCCTTCCAACGGTGTGTCGGGGATGGGATGGAAGCGGATAAGGTTGATGCGGCATTTTATACCGTTCAGCAGGCGTACCAGCTCGTTGGCATGGCGGGGCGTATCGTTTACTCCTTTAAACATAATGTATTCGAACGACACACGGCGTTGGCTACCCAGCTCCCAGCGACGTATATTGCTCACAACTTCGGTAATGGGATACACGCTTTGAATGGGCATAATGTCGCGGCGCTCGTCGTCGAACGGTGAGTGCAGGCTCACGGCCAGATGGGCTTTGCTGTTTTCCAGAAAAGTCATCATGGCGGGTATAATGCCTATGGTGGACACCGTTATGCGTTTCGGGCTCCAGTCGTAACCCCAGGGCGAAGTCATCACCTCTATGCTGTCCATCACCGCCTGTACATTGTCCAGCGGTTCGCCCATGCCCATATACACTATATTGGTGAGCTTATCGAACTCGGGCAACGATTGCATCTGGTTCAGAATTTCGCCCGTCGTCAGGTTGCCCTGAAAGCCCTGCTTGCCCGTCATGCAAAACAGGCAACCCATCTTGCATCCTATCTGGGTGGAGACACACAGCGTGGCACGGTCCTTATCGGGTATGTAGGCGGCTTCTATAAACTTCTGTGGGCGGGTTGGATAGAGGTACTTTTTGGTACCATCGGTTGAAGTCTGCACACTTACGGACGGCACCAGATGCAGACTGTATGCCTGTTGTAGTTTTTCGCGCGCCTGTTTGGACAGGTTGGTCATAGAGCCTATATCGGTTACACGCTTTTTGTACATCCAGTCGGCCAACTGCGATGCCGTAAAAGCCGGCAACCCCAACGCCAGCACTTCCGCTTTCAACTGCGGCAACGTAAGTCCGAATAGATTTTTAGGCAAATGAGTTTCCATATTTGTGTGAGTTAATTGAGTTTACTGTTTTTTTGTTATTGTTGTTGATATGCTTCGTCACATAGAATTCCCCAACTCCGAAGGAGTTAAATGTGCATAACCCCCAATGAAATTGGGGGCTGTAGACAACCTACTATCTCCAACCCCGAAGCGGGTTGAACGATACTATAGTTTGATATTATTGAACCCTTTCAGGGTTCTAGTAGTTTATGAGATTCTAATCCACCGGTTTTACCGGCGGCTATTCACATTGATTCCTTTCAGGAATCCGAGAATCAAATATGTATATCTCAATACTTCTTGCAACTCGTGGCAAGAAATAATCTTTTAGCAAACCTTTTATCTCAAAAATAAGTTTCCGAAACAATATTCCCGAACGCCACCCCTTTCCGTATCAGAATATCACGCACTTCCACCACCATTTCGGCGCTTCCGCACAAGTAATACTTCACATCAGTCCGCAGATGCGTCTGGTTGTTGAGCCAAGCGGTAAGTCGTCCACGGTAGTAGCGCGTATCTGTCTGCTGCGAGCAGCAACGCACATACCTGTCCTCCAAAACCGCCTCCAACACTGCCGAATAATAAAAGTTTTCATCCCTTCGTCCACCCTGTATCAGCGTTTTGCCTTGTCCTGCCCCCGAGCGCACCATCGACACAAAAGGAGCTACTCCCGTACCAGCGGCTATCCACACCGCTTCACGGTCGTCGCACCGAAACGTTCCAAAGGGCTCCGACACAAACACCGTGTCGCCCTTCCTGAGCCGCGAAAGCTTGGGAGTAAGCCTGCCTTCGGGTCTTTCGTCGAACAGGATTTCAATTTCAGCGTCGCGCTCGCCTCCGGCTATGCTGTACAGGCGCGGCTCACCATAGGGTTCTAAATCTATAGCAACCACTTGTCCTGCCCGGAATTCAACATCGCGTGCAAACGACAAAACATAAACATCATCGGCAACCTGAGTCAGCGATGTTACTTTCTTGGGAAATAGCGTACGGGAATTTGACACAATACGTTTAGTGAGATATTCAGTGGATAATGATTTTTCAAAAACTGAAAACTAAACAAGTAAAAGGAATGATTGTTCAGGATAATGGATAATTGATAATTGATAATTGATAATTGATAATGATTAATGGTAAATTATCAATTCTTCATTTTTCATCTTTCATTTTCAATTAGAAAGTTTATCCAGCGCTTGCGCTATACGCTCCACTTTCTGGTCATCTCTGCGGGCAGCATATATCCAGTCGGTTATGCTTTTCTGTTCTTCGGCCGATAGTTTGCGGTAGTTTTCACATGCCACGGGGTCATCTTGCAGGCACAGCATAAAATCATCGGCTGCCACAGTGGGCAACTCTTCGGAATACAGCACGACGTGCACGCTGTCTCCTTCCTGTTTGCCTATTTTCTTTCTTATTTCGGCTTTCACCGGCAGAAACAACGTACCGTTACCCATAGGCATCAGGTGGTAATTGGCTATTTCGTATCCGTCAATGCTGCCACGCACCTTCACCCAGCCAAACCATGCATGCTTGTCCTGCTGTATTTGAGGTATAGCCGCAAATGTCCAACCGCCTTTGCCGGGATATTTCTGCAGCACATAGTCCTGATCTACCAGTGGTTTTTGAGGCAATTCATTGTTCATAATTAATCACTAATAATTGACAATTGAACATTAATTATTAATACTAAGTTCCACTACCTCGGTCGTTTCCCCAGTTATTCTAAACCTGTCATCGAGCCGTTGCCCCACTATCCACACGATGTCATTGCCCGACACCAGCAACCAGCTTTGTTCCTTTTCCAGCAGGCTTAGTTTGTTGTCAATAAAAAAATCGCTTACTTTCTTTCGCTGTTTCATGCCGAAAGGGTAGAACACATCGCCTTCGCGCCATCTGCGCAGTTGCAGCGGGAAAGCCAGCTTCGAAGCATCGATATGCACGCGCTTTGCCGACCTGGAAATACTGAAGTCCGGGGTTAGCTTCAGGGTTTTCAGTTCCAGGCCGAAGGGTTGATCTATTACTGCGTCGGGTTGTGTGATGTAATACTCATCCACCGTGTCATCATCCTTCGGGCTGATAATAAGGTATTTTCTGTCTTTTATCAGTCGGTGTGTGTCCGAATAAAAAGTTTTACCCGATACGGCATCCAGATTCTCGGTTACCTGCTCTATCGTTGCTCCGCTAAAGCCAAACGGATGCAGTATTTCGTACATCACGGTAGGTATATGCACCTGCTGTTTAATAATGTCGATGTTCAGTTTTGTCAGTCCGTCCGCTGTTTCGGCTATTTTCTCCCGTATCGTATCAATGGCCTGCGCGTAAATGGCCGTGGTACCTTCAAAGCGTTTCAGCGATTCGTAGAGAGTTTGTCGCAGCGATGGATTAATCTCTTCGAGCAACGGAAGTACTTCGTTTCTGAACTTATTGCGCTGGTAATCTACCGAAGCGTTGGTAGAATCTTCCACGTGTTCCAGATCGTAGCGTATCAGGTAGTTTTCCAGTTCCTGACGGTTGCAGCAGAGTAGGGGGCGGATCACTTTTTTGTTCCGCGGGCGGATGCCCGAAAGTCCGCGCAGTCCCGTTCCACGAACCAGATTCATCAGCATAGTTTCAATGCTGT contains:
- the tilS gene encoding tRNA lysidine(34) synthetase TilS translates to MQQKVQSYIERQQLLNPKARVIVGVSGGTDSVVLLHILHVLGYECVVAHCNFHLRMEESDRDEEFVRALSKTMKLPFYSIDFDTVSYADRHGISIEMAARDLRYEWFHDLLKKLDAEAIAVAHHADDSIETMLMNLVRGTGLRGLSGIRPRNKKVIRPLLCCNRQELENYLIRYDLEHVEDSTNASVDYQRNKFRNEVLPLLEEINPSLRQTLYESLKRFEGTTAIYAQAIDTIREKIAETADGLTKLNIDIIKQQVHIPTVMYEILHPFGFSGATIEQVTENLDAVSGKTFYSDTHRLIKDRKYLIISPKDDDTVDEYYITQPDAVIDQPFGLELKTLKLTPDFSISRSAKRVHIDASKLAFPLQLRRWREGDVFYPFGMKQRKKVSDFFIDNKLSLLEKEQSWLLVSGNDIVWIVGQRLDDRFRITGETTEVVELSINN
- the rlmN gene encoding 23S rRNA (adenine(2503)-C(2))-methyltransferase RlmN — protein: METHLPKNLFGLTLPQLKAEVLALGLPAFTASQLADWMYKKRVTDIGSMTNLSKQAREKLQQAYSLHLVPSVSVQTSTDGTKKYLYPTRPQKFIEAAYIPDKDRATLCVSTQIGCKMGCLFCMTGKQGFQGNLTTGEILNQMQSLPEFDKLTNIVYMGMGEPLDNVQAVMDSIEVMTSPWGYDWSPKRITVSTIGIIPAMMTFLENSKAHLAVSLHSPFDDERRDIMPIQSVYPITEVVSNIRRWELGSQRRVSFEYIMFKGVNDTPRHANELVRLLNGIKCRINLIRFHPIPDTPLEGTALEDIVDFQNRLKAKGLTVTIRASRGEDIFAACGMLSTKELIKKQTETDF
- a CDS encoding ferredoxin--NADP reductase; this translates as MSNSRTLFPKKVTSLTQVADDVYVLSFARDVEFRAGQVVAIDLEPYGEPRLYSIAGGERDAEIEILFDERPEGRLTPKLSRLRKGDTVFVSEPFGTFRCDDREAVWIAAGTGVAPFVSMVRSGAGQGKTLIQGGRRDENFYYSAVLEAVLEDRYVRCCSQQTDTRYYRGRLTAWLNNQTHLRTDVKYYLCGSAEMVVEVRDILIRKGVAFGNIVSETYF
- a CDS encoding dihydrofolate reductase family protein — encoded protein: MRKLIFFMHTSLDGFVAGLNGEMNWIKVDEAIFDFVGTMTDRADTALYGRVTYEMMESYWPTAADKPTATKHDIEHSQWYNNVSKIVLSRTIKETGLHNTRVFGENIAENINRIKQQDGKNIIIFGSPSASNSLLKMGVVDEFWIFVNPVLLGQGVPLFKDITETVLLTLVETRTFDNGVIALHYAKL
- a CDS encoding dihydrofolate reductase family protein codes for the protein MRKVIAAFNMTLDGVCDHTTGIASEDLHQHYSDLLDNTGVVLYGRTTYELMQFWKTVLENPSGEKSMDDFAILIDRIPKLVFSNTLKETNWNSAKLSDSPLNDKVFELKQQSGKDILVGSRSLIIQLLNSNLIDEFQICVHPIIEGKGLRLFDQIKDRIMLKLIKTKTLDSGATVFYYEPIRE
- a CDS encoding YdeI/OmpD-associated family protein, with translation MNNELPQKPLVDQDYVLQKYPGKGGWTFAAIPQIQQDKHAWFGWVKVRGSIDGYEIANYHLMPMGNGTLFLPVKAEIRKKIGKQEGDSVHVVLYSEELPTVAADDFMLCLQDDPVACENYRKLSAEEQKSITDWIYAARRDDQKVERIAQALDKLSN